In one Pseudomonas sp. Bout1 genomic region, the following are encoded:
- a CDS encoding transporter substrate-binding domain-containing protein — protein sequence MPRRIKDYLIILSIGVCLSTSAPAAPTAPEQYALLGRAGAVQLDTPLNKTQRQWLQNKRELILGTSAPDYPPFDITSSGRDYEGLTADYAGLVARTLALPLTVLRYSTREAAIQALENGEIDFLGSSNGFEAVNPKLVLSLPYAVDQPVLVTREGETRKLGEGLAGLRLSLVYHYLPLEEVQALYPKATIHAYPSYQNALNAVAFDQADVFLGDTISTHYMINKGYLKNIRMANFGKHEAHGFSFALRKDQPLLLSIVDSVLNGVSTYERDSIAKRWSAGSDILLSDRKLQLTLREERWLMDHPVVKVVVNETLAPLTFFDTDANFRGITADLLELIRLRTGLRFEIQHVRDVASMIDQINTGAADIIGAITPSAGRESQLNFSRPYLENSYVLLTRKEAGAPASLQQMEGKRLAITQGNPQEKFLQQEFPQINLVQTGDTFKASELLTQGQVDGAVSPLVVANYFLSSPVFQDKLQISASIGTLPATFALATSRRATELSSIIDKALLSIAPDELAAINSRWRGYNAASDGYWRNYHRLIAQIIIGTGLLLLISLAWNGYLQRQIKHRKLAERALGDQFEFMRALVNETPHPIYVRDHNGFLQTCNDSYLQTFDVKREDVIGKSITQMNMALETEAAQYHADYQRVVSEGQPLILDRTLHVHGKKLTIYHWILPYRDSMGEVQGIIGGWIDISERRQLFDELRAAKERADEANRAKSTFLATMSHEIRTPMNAVIGMLELTLKRADQGHLDRPAIEVAYNSAKDLLELIGDILDIARIESGRLSLAPERVNLREVIESVVRVFDGLARQKTLSLVLEFTPEADDTDVLIDPLRFKQVLSNLVSNAIKFTERGQVKIKVQLKATGQPQQIEMKLVVEDTGIGINREDQARLFEPFAQADNSGHLARSGAGLGLVICRSLCAMMGGQLSLSSVPMVGTQVHVSLKMASLLPVKAVGKLEPAAATPAPVLNVLVVDDHPANRLLMCQQLGFLGHQFTAAHHGAAGFQAWRQEHFDLVIADCNMPIMNGYELSRSIREYELREQKTPCVILGFTANAQPEEKQRCFDAGMNDCLFKPISLTSLEQQLAQVDPLPSRTVFTLQSLDAMTGGDPQLSRRLLEELLSSSRHDRVELMDLLARQAAPQCLVEQAHKIKGAARIIQAQTLAGQCETLEQACGQGEHRHTIEAGIKAMEKSMLELERMLQMQLDVLDRR from the coding sequence ATGCCCAGGCGTATAAAGGACTATCTAATCATATTAAGTATCGGTGTGTGTCTCAGCACTTCCGCACCGGCCGCACCCACTGCGCCGGAGCAATATGCACTGCTGGGGCGTGCCGGTGCTGTCCAACTGGACACTCCCCTGAACAAAACACAACGCCAGTGGCTGCAAAACAAGCGGGAATTGATACTCGGCACCTCGGCGCCAGACTACCCGCCGTTCGATATCACCTCCAGCGGTCGCGACTATGAAGGGCTGACGGCCGATTACGCAGGCCTGGTGGCCCGGACCCTGGCGCTGCCGCTGACGGTACTGCGGTATTCCACGCGAGAGGCGGCGATCCAGGCCCTTGAAAACGGCGAAATCGATTTTCTCGGATCATCCAATGGTTTTGAAGCGGTAAATCCCAAGCTCGTCCTGTCACTGCCCTACGCAGTGGACCAGCCCGTGCTGGTGACCCGTGAAGGGGAAACCCGCAAGCTTGGCGAAGGCCTCGCCGGCCTGCGCCTGAGCCTCGTCTACCACTACCTGCCCCTGGAAGAAGTACAGGCGCTCTATCCGAAAGCGACCATCCATGCCTACCCGTCCTATCAAAACGCGTTGAATGCGGTTGCATTTGACCAGGCGGATGTATTTCTCGGCGATACCATTTCAACTCACTACATGATCAACAAGGGCTATCTGAAGAACATCCGGATGGCCAATTTCGGCAAGCACGAGGCACATGGGTTCAGCTTCGCCCTGCGCAAGGATCAACCCCTGCTCTTGAGCATCGTCGACTCGGTGCTTAATGGCGTGTCGACCTATGAACGCGACAGCATCGCCAAACGCTGGAGCGCAGGCAGCGATATCCTGTTGAGCGACCGCAAGTTGCAGTTGACCCTGCGTGAAGAGCGCTGGCTGATGGACCACCCGGTGGTGAAGGTGGTCGTCAACGAAACCCTTGCGCCACTGACGTTCTTTGATACCGACGCAAACTTCCGCGGCATCACTGCCGACCTGCTGGAATTGATCCGCCTGCGAACGGGCCTGCGCTTCGAGATTCAACACGTGCGTGACGTTGCCAGCATGATCGACCAGATCAATACCGGCGCGGCCGATATCATCGGCGCAATCACCCCCAGCGCCGGCCGCGAGTCCCAACTGAACTTCAGCCGGCCCTACCTGGAAAACTCCTACGTACTGCTGACGCGTAAAGAAGCAGGCGCGCCTGCAAGCCTTCAGCAAATGGAAGGCAAGCGCCTGGCAATCACCCAGGGCAACCCGCAGGAAAAGTTCCTGCAGCAGGAGTTCCCCCAGATCAACCTGGTGCAAACCGGGGACACCTTCAAGGCATCGGAGTTGTTGACACAAGGCCAGGTAGACGGGGCGGTGAGCCCTTTGGTGGTCGCCAACTACTTCCTGTCCTCGCCGGTGTTCCAGGACAAACTGCAAATCAGCGCCAGTATCGGCACGCTGCCTGCCACATTTGCGTTGGCGACGTCCCGTCGGGCCACCGAGCTGAGTTCGATCATCGACAAGGCGCTGCTCAGCATCGCCCCGGATGAACTGGCGGCGATCAACAGCCGTTGGCGCGGCTACAACGCGGCCTCCGATGGCTACTGGCGCAATTACCACCGCCTGATTGCCCAGATCATCATCGGCACCGGGCTGCTGTTATTGATTTCCCTGGCCTGGAACGGGTACCTGCAACGCCAGATCAAGCACCGCAAGTTGGCCGAACGCGCCCTTGGCGACCAGTTCGAGTTCATGCGTGCCCTGGTCAACGAAACACCGCACCCGATCTACGTACGCGACCACAACGGCTTCCTGCAGACCTGCAACGACAGCTACCTGCAAACGTTCGACGTCAAGCGTGAAGACGTGATTGGTAAAAGCATCACCCAAATGAACATGGCCCTGGAAACGGAGGCAGCTCAATACCATGCCGACTATCAGCGGGTTGTGTCCGAAGGCCAACCGCTGATCCTTGACCGCACCCTGCATGTTCACGGGAAAAAACTCACGATTTACCATTGGATTCTTCCGTACCGCGACTCCATGGGCGAGGTCCAGGGCATCATTGGCGGCTGGATCGACATCAGCGAACGGCGCCAGCTGTTCGATGAGCTGCGTGCCGCCAAGGAGCGCGCCGATGAAGCCAACCGGGCGAAAAGCACCTTCCTGGCCACCATGAGCCACGAAATTCGCACACCGATGAACGCCGTGATTGGCATGCTGGAGTTGACACTCAAGCGCGCCGACCAAGGGCACCTGGATCGCCCTGCCATCGAGGTGGCCTACAATTCGGCCAAGGACCTGCTGGAACTGATCGGCGATATCCTGGACATCGCACGCATCGAATCCGGCCGATTGAGCCTGGCTCCGGAGCGGGTCAACCTGCGCGAGGTGATCGAGTCGGTGGTGCGTGTCTTCGATGGCCTCGCGCGCCAGAAAACCCTGAGCCTGGTGCTGGAGTTCACCCCTGAGGCCGACGATACCGACGTACTGATCGACCCGTTGCGGTTCAAGCAGGTGCTTTCGAACCTGGTGAGCAATGCGATCAAGTTCACTGAACGCGGGCAGGTAAAGATCAAGGTGCAACTGAAGGCTACCGGGCAACCGCAACAGATCGAGATGAAACTGGTGGTGGAGGACACCGGTATCGGAATAAATCGCGAAGACCAGGCTCGCCTGTTCGAACCCTTTGCCCAGGCCGATAACTCCGGGCACCTGGCAAGGAGCGGTGCGGGCCTGGGCCTGGTGATTTGCCGCAGCCTGTGCGCAATGATGGGCGGCCAGTTAAGCCTGAGCAGCGTGCCCATGGTGGGTACGCAGGTTCACGTCAGCCTGAAGATGGCCAGCCTGCTGCCAGTCAAGGCTGTTGGCAAGCTGGAGCCTGCCGCGGCCACGCCGGCGCCGGTGCTCAATGTACTGGTAGTGGACGACCATCCGGCCAACCGCTTGCTCATGTGCCAGCAACTGGGTTTCCTGGGGCATCAGTTCACGGCCGCCCATCATGGTGCTGCGGGGTTCCAGGCCTGGCGCCAGGAACACTTCGACCTGGTCATTGCCGACTGCAATATGCCGATCATGAACGGCTATGAGTTGAGTCGCTCGATTCGCGAGTATGAGCTGCGCGAGCAAAAAACACCGTGTGTGATACTGGGTTTCACCGCCAATGCCCAACCCGAGGAGAAGCAGCGCTGCTTCGATGCTGGCATGAACGATTGCCTGTTCAAACCCATCAGCCTCACCTCGCTGGAACAGCAACTGGCGCAAGTCGACCCGCTGCCGTCCCGCACGGTGTTCACCCTTCAGAGCCTGGACGCGATGACCGGCGGCGACCCTCAGTTGAGCCGACGCTTGCTTGAAGAGCTGTTGAGCAGCAGCCGGCATGATCGAGTCGAGCTCATGGACCTGCTGGCCCGCCAAGCCGCCCCCCAGTGCCTGGTAGAGCAGGCCCACAAGATCAAGGGCGCCGCACGGATCATCCAGGCGCAAACCTTGGCCGGGCAATGCGAAACACTGGAACAGGCCTGTGGCCAAGGCGAGCATCGGCACACGATCGAGGCGGGAATCAAGGCGATGGAGAAATCCATGCTTGAACTGGAAAGGATGCTACAGATGCAACTGGACGTCCTGGACCGCCGGTAA
- a CDS encoding ATP-binding protein, which yields MDSRLNAFLERADAVLARLEPLLPAPREAVDWNHCLAARWQREGRSGFLLPLEVSLDMRLSDLIGVDKQREQLARNTQQFLDGLPANHALLWGSRGTGKSSMVRALLAQHAKAGLRLIEIERDHLADLPRVVEQLVKLPQRFVLFCDDLSFEAGESDYRVLKSVLDGSLEQAPENVLLYATSNRRHLVPENQSDNENWKTVDGELHPNEAVEDKIALSDRFGLWLSFYPFNQEHFLDVVEHWIGELASKAGLQWQRDEELDILAVRWATGRGNRNGRCAYQFARYWVGLKLLERQP from the coding sequence GTGGATTCTCGATTGAATGCCTTTCTTGAGCGAGCCGACGCGGTACTTGCTCGCCTGGAACCCTTGTTGCCCGCCCCGCGCGAGGCTGTTGACTGGAACCATTGCCTGGCTGCCCGCTGGCAGCGCGAAGGACGCAGCGGCTTTTTACTGCCGCTGGAAGTCAGCCTGGACATGCGCCTGTCTGACTTGATCGGCGTGGATAAACAGCGCGAACAACTGGCCCGCAACACCCAACAGTTTCTCGACGGCCTGCCGGCCAACCATGCGTTGCTCTGGGGCTCGCGCGGCACGGGTAAATCGTCCATGGTGCGCGCCTTGCTCGCCCAGCATGCCAAGGCCGGTTTGCGCCTGATCGAGATCGAGCGCGATCACCTGGCGGATCTGCCGCGAGTGGTCGAGCAACTGGTCAAATTGCCACAGCGCTTTGTGCTGTTCTGTGATGACCTGTCCTTTGAAGCCGGCGAGAGTGATTACCGTGTGCTCAAGAGCGTGCTCGACGGCTCCCTGGAGCAGGCACCGGAAAACGTCTTGTTGTATGCCACCTCCAACCGTCGCCACCTGGTGCCCGAGAACCAGAGCGATAACGAAAACTGGAAGACCGTAGACGGCGAACTGCATCCCAACGAAGCGGTGGAGGACAAGATTGCCTTGTCTGACCGTTTCGGTTTGTGGCTGTCGTTTTACCCGTTCAATCAGGAACACTTCCTGGATGTGGTCGAGCACTGGATCGGCGAGTTGGCGAGCAAGGCCGGTTTGCAGTGGCAGCGCGATGAAGAACTGGACATCCTCGCAGTGCGCTGGGCAACCGGGCGTGGCAATCGCAACGGCCGTTGTGCCTATCAGTTCGCCCGCTATTGGGTGGGCCTCAAGTTGTTGGAGCGTCAACCATGA
- a CDS encoding response regulator transcription factor, protein MNSVFIIDDHPVIRLAIRMLLEHEGYKVVGETDNGCDAIQMVKECQPDLIILDIGIPKLDGLEVLCRFNAMSTPTKTLILTAQTPKLFATRCMRSGADGYVCKEGDLSELLSAIRAVLSGYNYFPSQALSGNSNEGDVNEELELFKVVNDRELMVLQLFAQGRTNKEIAKGMFLSNKTVSTYKKRLMQKLKAKSLVELIEMAKRNALV, encoded by the coding sequence ATGAACTCAGTTTTTATTATCGACGACCACCCCGTTATCCGACTTGCCATTCGAATGTTGTTAGAACACGAAGGTTATAAAGTAGTGGGTGAAACCGACAACGGTTGTGACGCAATACAAATGGTCAAGGAGTGCCAGCCGGACCTCATCATTCTTGACATCGGAATTCCGAAACTCGACGGCTTGGAGGTCCTGTGCAGGTTCAACGCAATGAGCACACCGACCAAGACACTGATCCTGACTGCCCAGACCCCCAAACTCTTCGCCACACGGTGCATGCGCTCTGGCGCAGATGGCTACGTCTGCAAGGAAGGCGACTTGAGTGAATTGCTCAGTGCGATCAGGGCCGTGCTGTCGGGTTACAACTACTTTCCAAGCCAGGCCCTCAGCGGAAACTCCAATGAAGGAGACGTCAATGAAGAGCTTGAACTGTTCAAAGTCGTCAATGATCGCGAACTCATGGTATTGCAACTGTTTGCACAAGGCCGGACAAACAAGGAAATAGCCAAAGGCATGTTTCTTAGTAACAAAACTGTCAGCACCTACAAAAAAAGGCTCATGCAAAAATTAAAAGCCAAATCCTTGGTAGAACTTATCGAGATGGCAAAACGTAACGCGCTAGTGTGA
- a CDS encoding GAF domain-containing protein — MIDLQPSAAGLDGYAMLHAQLESLLADERDFIANAAQFSAFLFNQLDDLNWAGFYLNRNEELVLGPFQGQIACVRIPFGRGVCGAAAASLQTQRVEDVHAFPGHIACDSASNSELVVPLVKDGRLIGVLDLDSPSLSRFTAQDQAGIEQLAAIFLRLTDC, encoded by the coding sequence ATGATTGATTTGCAACCGTCCGCAGCCGGCCTTGATGGTTACGCCATGCTGCATGCGCAGTTGGAGTCGTTGCTGGCGGATGAACGGGACTTCATTGCCAATGCGGCGCAGTTTTCTGCATTCCTGTTCAATCAGCTGGACGATTTGAACTGGGCGGGTTTCTACCTAAACCGCAATGAAGAGTTGGTGCTCGGGCCTTTTCAGGGCCAGATTGCCTGTGTGCGCATTCCGTTTGGTCGCGGTGTGTGCGGCGCGGCAGCGGCCTCGCTGCAAACCCAGCGGGTGGAAGACGTGCATGCATTTCCGGGGCATATCGCCTGTGACAGTGCGTCGAACAGCGAGTTGGTCGTTCCGTTGGTCAAGGACGGGCGCTTGATTGGTGTGTTGGACCTGGACAGCCCATCACTGTCGCGGTTTACCGCGCAGGATCAGGCCGGCATCGAGCAGTTGGCGGCGATTTTCCTGCGGCTGACCGACTGCTGA
- a CDS encoding response regulator, protein MLKQLCILLVEDHPFQLLATRCLLHNYGYHHLALAENAEQALRLMAQTETPFDILLCDQCLPDLPGLELIEIANRRGFIKAAILLSGLPVNELENLKAQALQRNFPLLGYLSKPLNRDELNALIDPPPSHA, encoded by the coding sequence ATGCTCAAACAACTTTGTATCCTGCTGGTGGAGGATCATCCCTTTCAATTGCTGGCCACCCGATGCCTGCTGCACAACTATGGCTACCACCACCTGGCCCTTGCTGAAAATGCCGAACAGGCACTGAGGCTGATGGCACAAACCGAAACGCCCTTCGATATCCTGCTCTGTGACCAATGTTTACCGGACTTGCCAGGGCTGGAGCTGATTGAAATAGCCAATCGGCGCGGCTTTATAAAAGCTGCCATCTTACTCAGCGGTTTACCCGTCAACGAACTGGAAAACCTGAAGGCCCAGGCCTTGCAACGCAACTTTCCATTACTCGGCTATTTGTCCAAGCCGTTGAACCGCGACGAACTGAATGCGCTTATAGACCCACCACCTTCGCACGCTTAA
- a CDS encoding hybrid sensor histidine kinase/response regulator produces the protein MDIKFAHRLSYKQARLTVLVGFVLGTLLSLIQIGIDYASEDASINREIRALIEISHNPASRIAYNIDAELAQELTLGLLHSPAITHAQLIDNNGLVLADVHRPRKESTYRPISDFLFGANRQFEDRLYLAHMPNDALGVLRLDVDTYAFGSRFLRRAEITLLNGFARSLLLTGILLALFYVMLTKPLVRIIRELSSRKHARLDCPPGHEHDEIGVLVDVANQQFENMETEIQQRRHAENRLTEYLGQLENIVSARTTELKAINHRLSLSNDELEAAKMTALAMAQARAAFLANMSHEIRTPLNGLLGMIALSLDSPLNAEQRQQLSIAHDSGKVLVELLNDILDLSKFDAGQLELENIPFDLGALVEDTANLLSQNAAPSVELTCLIDPQFPAQVLGDPTRVRQIVSNLLSNALKFTRFGRVDVRLSAQAGRVRIEVCDTGIGIAQDAQVKIFQPFTQAGAGITRQFGGTGLGLALTHNLCEAMQGRLSISSEAGFGSQFCADLPLATHLPAVRLAPLSGDVIAITSTSSGLAELLNSLLPSWGLTPRCYSIDDDLSGQNPDLLITDCPECLFRLRPTITAPILLVTAYGNFMPSEEVAALAPLQQQARPLSRTALYQILQRNLRTDPDLVLDLIQLETGPLAHRARILLVEDNPVNQLVAKGMLGKLGCEVIVAAHGGEALKLLEEQSFDMVLMDCNMPVMDGYEASRQIRRSGRWPDLPIVALTANAMSEERERCRAAGMNDYLAKPFRREELKALLDLWVPTTTSL, from the coding sequence ATGGATATCAAGTTCGCCCACCGCTTGTCTTATAAACAAGCCAGACTGACAGTGCTGGTCGGATTCGTCTTGGGAACCTTGCTCAGCCTGATACAGATCGGGATTGATTATGCCAGCGAAGACGCTTCCATCAACCGGGAAATACGTGCACTGATTGAAATCAGTCACAACCCGGCCTCGCGCATCGCCTATAACATCGACGCCGAACTGGCCCAGGAGCTGACCCTCGGCCTGCTGCACTCCCCCGCCATCACCCATGCACAACTGATCGACAACAACGGTTTGGTACTGGCCGATGTCCATCGACCGCGCAAGGAAAGCACCTACCGGCCCATCAGCGACTTCCTGTTTGGCGCCAACCGCCAATTCGAAGACCGGCTGTACCTCGCGCACATGCCCAATGACGCCCTCGGCGTGCTGCGCCTGGACGTCGACACCTACGCGTTCGGCAGCCGGTTCCTGCGCCGTGCCGAAATCACCCTGCTCAACGGTTTTGCCCGCAGCCTGCTCCTCACCGGCATTCTGCTGGCGCTGTTCTACGTAATGCTGACCAAGCCGCTGGTGCGCATTATTCGCGAGCTGAGTTCACGCAAGCACGCGCGACTGGACTGCCCACCGGGACACGAACACGATGAAATCGGCGTGTTGGTCGACGTCGCCAACCAACAGTTTGAAAACATGGAGACCGAAATCCAGCAGCGACGGCACGCCGAGAACCGCCTCACGGAATACCTCGGGCAACTGGAGAACATCGTTTCTGCGCGTACCACCGAGCTCAAGGCGATCAACCATCGGCTCAGTCTTTCAAACGACGAACTGGAAGCGGCGAAGATGACGGCCCTGGCCATGGCCCAGGCACGGGCGGCGTTCCTGGCCAACATGAGCCATGAAATCCGTACCCCGCTCAATGGCCTGCTGGGGATGATCGCTCTCTCCCTCGACAGCCCGCTGAACGCCGAGCAACGCCAGCAGCTGTCGATCGCCCATGACTCGGGCAAAGTACTGGTGGAACTACTTAACGATATCCTCGACCTGTCCAAGTTCGACGCCGGCCAACTGGAACTGGAAAACATCCCGTTCGACCTCGGCGCACTGGTGGAAGACACCGCCAACCTGCTCTCGCAAAATGCCGCGCCCAGTGTGGAGTTGACGTGCCTGATCGACCCGCAGTTTCCAGCCCAGGTGCTGGGCGACCCGACGCGGGTACGCCAAATCGTCAGCAACCTGCTGTCCAACGCCCTGAAGTTCACGCGGTTTGGCCGGGTGGACGTGCGCCTCAGTGCGCAAGCCGGCCGGGTCAGGATCGAGGTGTGCGACACCGGTATCGGGATCGCCCAGGACGCCCAGGTGAAGATCTTCCAGCCGTTCACCCAGGCCGGCGCGGGCATCACTCGCCAGTTTGGCGGGACCGGCCTGGGCCTGGCGCTTACCCACAACCTGTGCGAAGCCATGCAGGGACGGTTAAGCATCAGTTCCGAGGCAGGCTTTGGCAGCCAGTTCTGCGCCGACCTGCCCTTAGCCACGCATTTACCGGCGGTGCGCCTGGCGCCGTTGTCCGGGGACGTAATTGCGATCACCAGCACCAGCAGTGGCCTGGCGGAATTGCTCAACAGCCTGCTGCCGAGCTGGGGGTTGACGCCGCGCTGTTACTCCATCGACGACGACTTGAGCGGGCAGAACCCCGACCTGCTGATCACCGACTGCCCCGAATGCCTGTTTCGCCTGCGCCCGACGATCACCGCGCCGATCTTGCTGGTGACCGCCTATGGCAACTTCATGCCCAGCGAAGAAGTCGCGGCCCTGGCGCCCCTGCAGCAGCAAGCCAGGCCCCTGAGCCGCACCGCGCTGTACCAGATTTTGCAGCGCAACTTGCGCACCGATCCCGACCTGGTGCTGGACCTGATCCAACTGGAAACCGGCCCGCTCGCTCATCGGGCGCGCATCCTGCTGGTGGAAGACAACCCGGTTAACCAACTGGTGGCCAAGGGCATGCTCGGCAAACTCGGTTGCGAGGTAATCGTCGCCGCCCACGGTGGCGAAGCCCTCAAGTTGCTGGAAGAACAGAGCTTCGACATGGTGTTGATGGACTGCAACATGCCGGTGATGGATGGCTATGAAGCCAGCCGGCAGATTCGCCGCAGCGGGCGCTGGCCGGACCTGCCAATTGTCGCGCTGACCGCCAACGCCATGTCCGAGGAGCGTGAGCGCTGCCGGGCGGCCGGCATGAACGACTACCTGGCCAAGCCGTTTCGCCGGGAAGAACTCAAGGCTTTGCTCGACCTGTGGGTGCCGACTACGACAAGTCTTTGA